The following proteins come from a genomic window of Nitrospirota bacterium:
- a CDS encoding SgcJ/EcaC family oxidoreductase, producing MLQHPVITQIEKADKAIVAEDFDTLLDIYTDEAILVVEPGRNAIGKNAIRKAFEAIAVYFKNGLQVRQEGLKVLESGDTALVLANTVISAPNLPTTTRKATYVFTKSANGDWLCAIDNSYGHEIIRTGENA from the coding sequence TTGTTGCAACATCCAGTAATCACACAAATTGAAAAAGCAGATAAAGCAATAGTCGCAGAAGATTTTGACACTCTTCTCGATATTTATACTGATGAAGCGATATTGGTTGTCGAGCCAGGAAGAAATGCCATCGGTAAAAATGCTATTAGAAAAGCGTTTGAGGCTATAGCTGTTTATTTCAAAAATGGTCTACAGGTAAGGCAAGAAGGCTTGAAGGTTCTGGAGTCTGGTGATACGGCTTTGGTATTGGCAAATACGGTTATTTCGGCACCCAATTTGCCAACTACCACTCGCAAAGCAACATACGTTTTTACTAAAAGCGCAAACGGCGATTGGTTGTGTGCGATCGACAATTCATATGGCCATGAAATTATTAGAACTGGCGAAAATGCATAA
- a CDS encoding AAA family ATPase — protein sequence MLEQLYHLCPCLFFPDQLFPGNTKKQRAWFKEIFYEGHIPHKLIYLKADDQLCLKRLKQRRKSSPERARFDTEEVFHQVNSYFQAPTDGEGFNVEVVNQSNL from the coding sequence ATTTTAGAGCAGCTTTATCACTTATGTCCCTGTCTATTTTTTCCAGACCAGCTCTTTCCTGGGAATACAAAGAAACAGAGAGCATGGTTTAAAGAAATATTTTATGAGGGCCATATCCCCCACAAATTGATTTATCTGAAAGCAGATGATCAACTATGCTTAAAGCGACTTAAACAACGAAGGAAGAGTTCACCGGAACGCGCTCGATTTGATACGGAAGAGGTTTTTCATCAGGTAAACAGTTATTTTCAAGCCCCTACAGATGGTGAAGGGTTTAATGTTGAAGTCGTGAATCAATCGAACTTATAA